TTCATCGATTGGTCATACAGCCTTCATCAATACAGCAGAATTGTTTCTTTCTGAAGATAAGATTAGGGAAATCACCTACAAAGATATCACAGATGACCGCATCTTCGGTTTTATGACACGTCTGAAGATAGATGATTTTATGAATGCGGATAAGCTTGCGGCAGCACGCCAGCATGTGGAAAAGGCGGATGGTCCTGTGATCGTGTATGGTACGGGTGCGTCAAGAGTAGCGGCAAACCCTTCTGTACTGGTGTATGCGGACATGACCCGTTGGGAAATTCAACTGAGAATGAGAGCCAATAAGGTGGCAAACCTTGGCTTATCCAACTTTGAGGATGCTTTCTCTGAGCAATATAAGAGAGGATTCTTTCTTGATTGGAGAGTCTGTGACAGATTGAAAAAGGAGCTGATGCATAGCTGGGATTTTGTGTTGGATACCAACATTGAGAATGATCCGAGGATGTTGGCAGGCAGTGCCATTGAGCAGGGCCTGAAAGACCTGACCAAACGTCCATTCAGGGTAGTGCCTTTCTTTGATCCGGGACCATGGGGTGGCCAGTGGATGAAAGATGTTTGTGATCTTGACAAGGAGCAAGAGAATTTTGCGTGGTGCTTTGACTGTGTTCCGGAAGAAAATAGCCTAACCTTCAAGGTGGGAGAGGATACGATTCAGGTTCCATCCATCAACTTGGTATTTGACCAACCTAAGGGGCTGATGGGAACGCCAGTCTATTCAAGATTCGGTGATGAATTCCCGATCAGGTTTGACTTCCTTGATACCATGGAAGGCGGTAACCTGAGCTTGCAGGTACACCCGACCACGGAGTTTATCCGTGAGGAGTTCGGTATCCCTTATACACAGGATGAGAGCTATTATATGCTGGATGCCATTGAAGGAGCTGATGTGTATATCGGTCTGAAAAACGGCATTGATCCGAAAGAAATGATCAGTGACCTACATCGTGCACAAAATGAGGGCGTCAACTTTGATGCAGAAAAATATATCAACAGGCTGCCAGTCAAGAAGCATGACCACATTCTGATTCCAAACGGGACAGTGCACTGTTCAGGCGAGGGCGGAATGGTACTTGAAATCTCTGCAACACCATACATCTTCACATTCAAGTTGTGGGACTGGGGTAGATTGGGAATGGATGGCAAACCAAGACCAATCAACATCGAAAGAGGTGAAAAGGTGATTGACTGGACAAGGGATGAGGACTTTGTGAAAAAAGAACTTTTCAATGTGATTGAGCCTGTGGCTGAAGGTGAAGGATGGAGAGAGGAAAGGACAGGCTTGCACAGAAATGAGTTTATCGAGACCCGCAGACATTGGTTCTCCACTTCTGTCCATCATGATACCAATGGTATCGTAAACGTACTGAACCTGATTGAAGGAAGGGAAGCAATCGTGGAAAGCCCAACAGGTGCATTTGAGCCGTTCGTGGTACATTATGCCGAAACTTTTATCGTGCCTGCAGAAGTAGGTGCCTATACTATACGTCCTTACGGCGAAAGCGAAGGTAAGGAGATTGCTACACTGAAAGCCTATGTAAGGGTTTAAAAATCTAAAACTATGAACAACAAAACATCTAACTCCGGATTGACTGGTTCTGTACTGGTTTTTTCCCTGATTGCTGCCATTGGTGGACTGCTGGGTGGTTTCCATACGGCGGGTATTTCTGGCGCTATCGGTTTCCTTCAGGCTCATTTTGAGCTGAATGCTTCCATGACAGGTTGGGTAACCTCTTCCATGCTGATCGGGTGTGCTGTCGGGGCGATGGGAACAGGTGGATTTGCCAGCAAGTATGGCAGAAAAAAACTCCTGTTTCTGACTGCGGTGATTTTTGCGGTTTCCTCTATCGGAGCAGCTTACCCTATCTCACTCAACATGCTGGTAGCTGCTCGTATTTTGGGTGGTTTAGGAGTTGGGATGGCGTGTGTGGTTTGCCCTATGTATATCTCGGAAATATCTCCAGCCGCTAAAAGGGGTACCATGGTAACCTTATTCCAATTAGGAATGGTGATCGGTATTCTCCTAGCTTATTCTGTCAACTCGTACATTGCAGGATTGGGCGATGAAGCATGGAACATAGCAGAAGGTTGGAGATGGATGTTTGCCTCAGAGGCAATCCCTTCTGTAGTATTTTTCATGACATTGTTTCTGTTACCGAATAGCCCAACCTGGTTGATGGAAAAAGGTGAAACCGAGAAGGCTGTAAATGTCCTGAAAAAGTTAAGGGAAGCATATTATAATGAAGATGAAGTAAAAGAGATTGCAGAAAGCTTGAATGCAGGAACAGATGTGCAGAAAGCTTCTATCGGTGACTTCTTCGGAAAGAAATACCGTTTTGTGGCGCTATGCGGATTGGCATTGGCAATTTTCTCTCAGGTGACGGGTATCAATGCGGTACTCTATTATGCACCTGAAATCTTTAAGAGAACAGGTGAGGCAGGAACAGATGCGGCACTGATGCAGACGGTAGTGGTGGGCGTGATTAACTTTGCCTTCACGATCGTATCTATCTGGCTGATCGACAAGGCAGGCCGCAGGGCATTGCTGCTGGTAGGTTCGGCAGGTATGACACTTTCACTGGGTGTCGTGGCTTATTGCTTCTATGCAGGACAACTTGGAGGCATGCTGATTTTTATCAGTATCCTGTCTTATATAGCATTCTTTGCCATCTCGTTGGGGCCGGTTACGTTCGTGCTGATCTCGGAGATTTTCCCGCAAAGAATCCGATCCATTGGTATGTCAGTAGCAACACTGGTGCTGTGGGTAAGCGTGTTTATCATCTCGCAGCTGTTCCCAATTCTACTGAACGGCGTAGGTGAGGCAATCACCTTCGGTGTGTTTATGGTGGCTTCATTCCTGGCATTTGTCTTTGTCCTGAAATTCATTCCAGAAACAAAAGGGAAATCATTCAAGGAGATAGAACAGTACTGGGTGAAAGAAGGCGAACAACTGGTTGAAGCGAACTAATCAAATTAGAAGGAATGAAAAGAATGAAAATATGGGGACTATCGCTGTTTGCCTGCCTTATTGGCTGGCAGGCAGCGGCACAGGACCTGAAGCTTTCTTCTTACTACACTGACCATTTGGTCTTGCAAAGGGGAGAAGCTAATGATATTTCAGGAAAGGCGAAACCCAATGCAAAGGTCACGGTACTGCTGGACGGAAAGAAGTTTACAGCCAAGAGCAATGACGGAGGCACATGGACAGTGACACTTCCTGCACAGCATGCTGGAATAGGGCATACACTTCAGGTGCTTTCATCGGATGAAAAGCTGGTGATTAACGATTTAGCTTTTGGTGATGTGTGGATCTGTGCCGGGCAGTCTAATATGGAATATCCTGTAGGGTATTTCCCTTATGCGGATGAAGAGGCTAAGAATGCACAGAACGCAGCCATCAGCTATTTCAATGTAAAGGATGAGATGGATGGAATGCCTCGTACGGAAGTGCCTGGAACTGGCTGGAGTCCTGCAACAGGCGAGCTGGTGAAACAGTTGACGGCTGTGGGGTATTTCTTTGGCCGCAATTTGGCAGATTCTCTTCAGGTACCGATCGGACTGGTATCATCCAACTGGAGCGGTTCTGCTATTGAGCCTTGGATGTCGGAGGAAGCAATTTCGGCTTTTCCTGAGTTTGAAAGAGTGGTGAATGAAAACCCTCATAAGTCATTTGCCCAGATCAACCAAGAGTTGTCAGCATACAGAAAAACTTGGGACAAGGAGCATTATTTGGTAGGTCAGGGAATGGAGGAGAAATGGTATTCGCCAATAACAGACTTCTCCGATTGGGAAAACATCCAGTTGCCTAACTACTGGGAAAATGCAGGCCTGAAAGACTTTGATGGGGCTGTCTGGTTCAAGACAACCTTTGACAAGCCTGCCAATGCGCAGGGTGACTCATTGGTACTGGACCTGAACCTGATTGATGACTATGACATTGCTTGGGTAAATGGTGTGAAAGTGGGCGAGACATTCGGCAACCAGAACTGGAGACACTATAAGGTGGCATTTTCTGACCTCAAAGAGAAAGGGAATATACTGGTGCTAAGGGTATTTGATATCGGTGGCAACGGAGGCTTGAACTTTCACCCGCTTTGGGCTACGGACATCCTGAAAGGCGAATGGGTCTGCAAAGCAGGGCAGTCCATCAATGCAGATACTTTCCCCAAACCAGCGATTGTCAATGCAAGCCCATTCAGTTATCCGACTGTCCTTTACAATGCGATGATTGCACCTTTGAAAGGCCTAAAAGTAAAAGGGGCTATCTGGTATCAGGGAGAATCCAATGCCATGAGAGCTGCTGACTACGACAAATTGCTTTCGGCCATGATCAAGGACTGGAGAAAGACATTTGGCAAAGCCGAAATGCCTTTCTACATCGTGCAGCTTGCCAACTTCAACTGGGAAGACAATGCGCCGAAGGCCAGTGACTGGGCAGAGCTG
The Limibacter armeniacum DNA segment above includes these coding regions:
- a CDS encoding class I mannose-6-phosphate isomerase; its protein translation is MTIRENQKNKYCNTPNYDKFPFTSIDTEEKIVKSWESIAQTIGDLAAKKGGDKAVIVIETYQGVMDNELIAGLSSIGHTAFINTAELFLSEDKIREITYKDITDDRIFGFMTRLKIDDFMNADKLAAARQHVEKADGPVIVYGTGASRVAANPSVLVYADMTRWEIQLRMRANKVANLGLSNFEDAFSEQYKRGFFLDWRVCDRLKKELMHSWDFVLDTNIENDPRMLAGSAIEQGLKDLTKRPFRVVPFFDPGPWGGQWMKDVCDLDKEQENFAWCFDCVPEENSLTFKVGEDTIQVPSINLVFDQPKGLMGTPVYSRFGDEFPIRFDFLDTMEGGNLSLQVHPTTEFIREEFGIPYTQDESYYMLDAIEGADVYIGLKNGIDPKEMISDLHRAQNEGVNFDAEKYINRLPVKKHDHILIPNGTVHCSGEGGMVLEISATPYIFTFKLWDWGRLGMDGKPRPINIERGEKVIDWTRDEDFVKKELFNVIEPVAEGEGWREERTGLHRNEFIETRRHWFSTSVHHDTNGIVNVLNLIEGREAIVESPTGAFEPFVVHYAETFIVPAEVGAYTIRPYGESEGKEIATLKAYVRV
- a CDS encoding sialate O-acetylesterase, with product MKRMKIWGLSLFACLIGWQAAAQDLKLSSYYTDHLVLQRGEANDISGKAKPNAKVTVLLDGKKFTAKSNDGGTWTVTLPAQHAGIGHTLQVLSSDEKLVINDLAFGDVWICAGQSNMEYPVGYFPYADEEAKNAQNAAISYFNVKDEMDGMPRTEVPGTGWSPATGELVKQLTAVGYFFGRNLADSLQVPIGLVSSNWSGSAIEPWMSEEAISAFPEFERVVNENPHKSFAQINQELSAYRKTWDKEHYLVGQGMEEKWYSPITDFSDWENIQLPNYWENAGLKDFDGAVWFKTTFDKPANAQGDSLVLDLNLIDDYDIAWVNGVKVGETFGNQNWRHYKVAFSDLKEKGNILVLRVFDIGGNGGLNFHPLWATDILKGEWVCKAGQSINADTFPKPAIVNASPFSYPTVLYNAMIAPLKGLKVKGAIWYQGESNAMRAADYDKLLSAMIKDWRKTFGKAEMPFYIVQLANFNWEDNAPKASDWAELREAQQRVADEMESVELISTIEIGEMFDIHPKNKQEVGRRLAIRALDKTYKHSMAVTEGPRFESMKIEGNKIIITFKESGSPIKTTDKYGYVKGFTMAAADEQFHWAKAQIISDYQIEVTCDAVAAPVSVRYAWANNPGELNLYNQENLPAHPFRSDDWKRSTEGIHFSLEFLGL
- a CDS encoding sugar porter family MFS transporter, which produces MNNKTSNSGLTGSVLVFSLIAAIGGLLGGFHTAGISGAIGFLQAHFELNASMTGWVTSSMLIGCAVGAMGTGGFASKYGRKKLLFLTAVIFAVSSIGAAYPISLNMLVAARILGGLGVGMACVVCPMYISEISPAAKRGTMVTLFQLGMVIGILLAYSVNSYIAGLGDEAWNIAEGWRWMFASEAIPSVVFFMTLFLLPNSPTWLMEKGETEKAVNVLKKLREAYYNEDEVKEIAESLNAGTDVQKASIGDFFGKKYRFVALCGLALAIFSQVTGINAVLYYAPEIFKRTGEAGTDAALMQTVVVGVINFAFTIVSIWLIDKAGRRALLLVGSAGMTLSLGVVAYCFYAGQLGGMLIFISILSYIAFFAISLGPVTFVLISEIFPQRIRSIGMSVATLVLWVSVFIISQLFPILLNGVGEAITFGVFMVASFLAFVFVLKFIPETKGKSFKEIEQYWVKEGEQLVEAN